The following coding sequences are from one Musa acuminata AAA Group cultivar baxijiao chromosome BXJ2-4, Cavendish_Baxijiao_AAA, whole genome shotgun sequence window:
- the LOC103973724 gene encoding eukaryotic translation initiation factor 1A has protein sequence MPKNKGKGGKNRKRGKNEADDEKRELVFKEDGQEYAQVLRMLGNGRCETMCIDGTKRLCHIRGKMHKKVWIAAGDIILVGLRDYQDDKADVIFKYMPDEARLLKAYGELPENIRLNEGIGGLDEVDEGGADDYIEFEDEDIDKI, from the coding sequence ATGCCGAAGAACAAGGGTAAGGGAGGGAAGAACCGCAAGCGCGGGAAGAACGAGGCCGATGACGAGAAACGCGAGCTGGTCTTCAAGGAGGACGGCCAGGAGTACGCTCAGGTTCTCCGGATGCTCGGCAACGGCCGTTGCGAGACCATGTGCATCGACGGCACCAAGCGGCTCTGCCATATCCGCGGTAAGATGCACAAGAAGGTCTGGATCGCCGCCGGTGACATCATCCTCGTCGGCCTCCGCGACTACCAGGACGACAAGGCCGACGTCATCTTTAAGTACATGCCCGACGAGGCCCGCCTTTTGAAGGCCTATGGAGAGCTCCCGGAGAACATCCGCCTCAACGAGGGCATCGGAGGACTCGATGAGGTGGACGAGGGCGGCGCTGATGACTACATCGAGTTCGAGGACGAGGACATCGACAAGATCTAA